From one Streptomyces sp. SCSIO 30461 genomic stretch:
- a CDS encoding response regulator transcription factor, whose protein sequence is MTEPLRVLLADDQTLVRTGFRLILRADGIDVVAEATNGAEAVEAVRRTRPDVVLMDVRMPEMDGLEATRRILTGAPDKPRVIILTTFDLDRYVYAALSAGASGFLLKDVTPEQLTAAVRTVRTGDALLAPAITRRLVQRFTQRGSDTAALHRDLASLTPRELEVLSLLARGLSNAELATHLHLAEATVKTHVARILAKLGLRDRVQAVIVAYETGLVSVGAGEAAQQSTEQT, encoded by the coding sequence GTGACCGAGCCGCTGCGTGTGCTCCTCGCCGACGACCAGACCCTGGTCCGCACCGGATTCCGGTTGATCCTCAGGGCCGATGGCATCGACGTCGTCGCCGAGGCGACCAACGGAGCCGAAGCGGTCGAAGCGGTCCGCCGTACACGTCCCGACGTGGTCCTGATGGACGTCCGGATGCCCGAGATGGACGGCCTGGAGGCCACCCGCCGCATCCTCACCGGCGCCCCCGACAAACCCCGCGTCATCATTCTGACCACCTTCGACCTCGACCGATACGTCTATGCGGCGCTGTCCGCCGGGGCCAGCGGCTTCCTCCTCAAGGACGTCACCCCCGAGCAACTGACCGCGGCCGTCCGCACGGTCCGTACCGGCGACGCACTCCTCGCGCCCGCCATCACCCGCCGCCTCGTACAGAGGTTCACCCAGCGCGGCAGCGACACCGCCGCCCTCCATCGCGACCTCGCCTCGCTCACCCCACGCGAACTGGAGGTCCTCAGCCTGCTGGCCCGAGGACTGAGCAACGCCGAACTCGCCACCCACCTCCACCTGGCCGAGGCGACCGTCAAGACGCACGTCGCCCGCATCCTCGCCAAGCTCGGCCTCCGTGACCGTGTCCAGGCCGTCATCGTCGCCTACGAGACGGGCCTGGTCAGCGTCGGCGCAGGCGAGGCCGCCCAGCAGTCCACCGAGCAGACGTAG